From the genome of Candidatus Brocadiia bacterium, one region includes:
- a CDS encoding CCA tRNA nucleotidyltransferase: protein MDNLYKIALEVVKTLQSKGYQAYFAGGCVRDRLMKRIPQDYDVATNARPNEVIKLFPKTLSIGKAFGVIIVLVPIQRKPGKSVESVAIEVTTFRAEGPYSDGRRPDSVKFTQRDDDVARRDFTINGLLYDPIKKELVDLVKGKNDIRAKVIKTIGDPAKRFNEDRLRMLRAIRFACQLGFKIDPKTKSAIKRLARRIKGISAERIREELKKILISPRSAEGIEMLRETGLLKEILPEIVKMRGVKQPVQFHPEGDVYVHTLKVLKHLRKPSFDLALTALLHDIGKPGTFMITDRIRFHEHERVGAEMAERICKRLKLSNAQIETITWIISKHLVFKDIDKMRVSTLKKLFVHPAYPELNELHRADRLACDMDLKPYHKAVRLYKKYSKKELKPTPLLNGYDLIKLKLKPGPIFSELLHKLEEAQLENSVKTKSEAIALIKKILADKPK, encoded by the coding sequence ATGGATAATCTTTATAAAATAGCGTTGGAAGTAGTCAAAACCCTGCAGTCAAAGGGGTATCAAGCCTATTTTGCCGGCGGCTGCGTGCGCGACCGGTTGATGAAGCGGATTCCTCAGGACTATGACGTGGCTACCAACGCCCGGCCCAATGAAGTCATTAAACTATTCCCCAAAACCCTGTCCATCGGCAAGGCCTTCGGGGTGATAATAGTTCTCGTGCCCATCCAGCGCAAACCGGGAAAATCAGTGGAATCTGTGGCTATAGAGGTCACCACCTTCCGGGCCGAAGGCCCTTATAGCGACGGACGCCGCCCGGACAGCGTCAAGTTTACCCAACGCGATGATGACGTGGCCCGGCGCGACTTTACCATCAACGGGCTTTTGTACGACCCCATCAAAAAAGAACTGGTCGACCTGGTCAAAGGCAAAAATGATATCAGGGCTAAGGTGATAAAAACCATCGGTGACCCGGCCAAGAGGTTTAATGAGGACAGGTTAAGGATGCTCCGGGCCATCAGGTTTGCCTGCCAGTTGGGATTCAAGATAGACCCCAAAACCAAATCAGCCATCAAGAGATTAGCCCGCCGGATAAAAGGCATTTCAGCCGAACGCATCCGCGAGGAACTGAAAAAGATTCTTATCTCGCCGCGCAGCGCTGAGGGCATCGAAATGCTCCGGGAAACCGGGCTGCTCAAGGAAATATTGCCCGAAATCGTCAAGATGCGCGGGGTCAAGCAACCGGTCCAGTTCCACCCCGAAGGCGACGTTTACGTCCATACATTAAAAGTCCTTAAACATCTGCGCAAGCCGTCCTTCGACCTGGCCCTGACGGCGCTGCTGCATGATATCGGCAAACCGGGCACGTTCATGATAACAGATAGAATCCGGTTCCACGAACACGAGCGGGTCGGCGCGGAGATGGCCGAACGCATCTGCAAACGCCTGAAATTATCCAATGCCCAGATAGAAACCATAACATGGATCATCAGCAAACACCTGGTTTTTAAGGACATCGACAAGATGAGGGTGAGCACCCTGAAAAAGCTCTTCGTCCACCCGGCTTATCCGGAACTGAACGAACTACACCGAGCCGACCGACTGGCCTGCGACATGGACCTTAAGCCTTATCATAAAGCTGTCCGGCTTTATAAAAAATACTCCAAAAAAGAACTGAAACCAACGCCTCTATTAAACGGTTACGACTTGATAAAGCTCAAGCTCAAGCCCGGGCCGATATTCTCGGAATTGTTGCATAAATTGGAAGAAGCCCAGCTGGAGAACAGCGTCAAGACCAAATCCGAAGCCATCGCGTTGATAAAGAAAATACTGGCGGACAAGCCCAAATAA
- the mce gene encoding methylmalonyl-CoA epimerase, with protein MLQKIDHIGIAVKDINTALAFYQQGLNLNPHIEEVPAMKVRVAKLAVGESTLELIQPLAGEEAVTKFLANKGEGIHHICLKTDNVMALTKELIDKGYKPVYPEPKVGAGGHKVNFLSPRDTFGVLIEILE; from the coding sequence ATGTTACAGAAGATTGACCATATCGGTATTGCCGTAAAGGACATCAACACGGCGCTGGCCTTTTACCAGCAGGGGTTGAATCTTAATCCGCATATTGAAGAAGTGCCGGCCATGAAGGTCCGGGTGGCCAAGCTGGCGGTGGGTGAGAGTACGCTCGAGTTGATTCAGCCTCTGGCCGGAGAGGAAGCCGTGACCAAATTCCTGGCCAACAAAGGCGAAGGCATCCACCATATCTGCCTGAAGACCGATAACGTGATGGCGTTAACCAAAGAGTTGATTGATAAAGGTTATAAGCCGGTATATCCGGAACCCAAGGTTGGCGCCGGCGGGCATAAGGTGAATTTTCTCAGTCCCAGGGATACATTCGGCGTGCTTATAGAAATATTGGAATAG
- a CDS encoding methylmalonyl-CoA mutase family protein → MNPFYIPSDIKLPLSDKPGEYPFTRGIHPTMYQGRLWTMRQYAGFGTAEETNKRYKFLLQRGQIGLSIAFDLPTQMGYDSDDPMSDGEVGKTGVAISTLDDMDTLFDGIPLDKASVSMTINATAPVILGMYIVLAQKRGIPLDALNGTVQNDILKEYIARGAYIFPPQPSMRLTIDLIEYCLKNIPKWNYISVSGYHIREAGSTAAQEVGFTLADGIAYVQAALERGLDIQEIGRRVSFFFNAHNDLLEEVAKYRAARRLWAKRMKEQFNCTDPRAMMLRFHTQTAGCTLTAQQPENNITRVALQAMAAVLGGTQSLHTNSFDEALSLPTEQAARTALRTQQLLAYESGVPAVADPLGGSYYIEHLTGQIEKQAEDYIRHIDKLGGAAKAIEQGYQTLEISNSAYEYQKSIEEQHRTIVGVNKYQDELDSRNRKSSKVKYLKVSADTQRKQVNNVARYKKKRDIARVSAACRKLAGVASSGNENLMSLIIDCIKTDATLGEICTVLRKAFGEYRSQTTRL, encoded by the coding sequence ATGAACCCATTTTATATTCCGTCCGATATCAAACTGCCTCTATCTGATAAGCCCGGCGAGTATCCGTTTACCCGGGGCATCCACCCGACTATGTACCAGGGCCGGCTCTGGACCATGCGACAGTATGCCGGATTTGGCACGGCCGAAGAAACCAATAAGCGCTATAAGTTCCTGCTCCAGCGCGGGCAGATAGGACTGAGCATTGCCTTTGACCTGCCCACCCAGATGGGTTACGATTCGGACGACCCGATGAGCGACGGCGAGGTGGGCAAGACCGGCGTGGCCATTTCCACGCTGGACGATATGGACACGCTTTTTGACGGCATCCCGCTGGACAAGGCCAGCGTTTCGATGACCATAAACGCCACGGCACCGGTAATCCTGGGTATGTATATCGTCCTGGCCCAGAAGCGCGGCATTCCGCTGGACGCCTTGAACGGCACCGTCCAGAACGATATTCTCAAGGAATACATCGCCCGGGGCGCTTATATATTCCCGCCCCAGCCGTCTATGAGGTTGACCATTGACCTGATAGAATACTGCTTGAAGAATATTCCCAAATGGAATTATATCAGCGTCAGCGGTTATCACATTAGGGAGGCCGGCTCGACGGCCGCGCAGGAGGTGGGGTTCACTCTGGCCGACGGCATTGCTTACGTGCAGGCGGCGCTGGAACGCGGGCTGGATATCCAGGAAATCGGGCGGCGGGTATCGTTCTTCTTTAACGCCCATAACGACTTGCTTGAAGAGGTGGCCAAATACCGGGCGGCCCGGCGGCTCTGGGCTAAGCGCATGAAAGAACAGTTCAACTGCACCGACCCGAGGGCCATGATGTTGAGATTCCACACCCAGACAGCCGGTTGCACCCTGACCGCTCAGCAGCCGGAGAATAATATCACCCGTGTGGCGCTGCAGGCTATGGCCGCGGTGCTGGGCGGGACCCAGAGCCTGCATACTAATTCTTTTGATGAGGCGTTATCCCTGCCCACCGAGCAGGCGGCCCGGACGGCCTTGCGCACCCAGCAGCTGCTGGCTTACGAGAGCGGAGTGCCGGCCGTGGCCGACCCTCTGGGTGGCTCGTATTACATAGAACATCTGACCGGGCAGATAGAGAAACAGGCCGAAGACTATATCAGGCATATAGACAAGCTGGGTGGCGCGGCTAAGGCCATAGAACAGGGTTACCAGACACTGGAGATTTCCAACAGCGCCTATGAATACCAGAAATCCATAGAAGAACAACACCGAACTATCGTCGGAGTTAATAAATACCAGGATGAATTGGATAGTAGGAACCGTAAGTCAAGCAAGGTTAAATACCTTAAGGTTTCCGCTGATACCCAGAGGAAACAGGTGAATAACGTTGCCAGGTATAAGAAAAAAAGGGATATTGCCCGGGTGAGCGCGGCCTGCCGGAAATTAGCCGGGGTTGCTTCGTCCGGCAATGAAAACCTGATGTCGTTGATAATAGACTGCATCAAGACGGATGCGACGCTCGGAGAAATCTGCACGGTTTTACGAAAGGCATTCGGCGAGTATCGGTCGCAGACGACCAGATTATAG
- a CDS encoding class I SAM-dependent methyltransferase, with translation MKKIIAFILRYFFGLFASVYLFTMGFIKSQNRILISTICAHFGYKPKAHELIIPEIKLAEVAPDDLLAKVVEPIGVDGNASLLEIMTINKLITRHQPRRIFEIGTFDGRTTINMAVSAPAEAKIHTLDLPKEQISTTKLPIVQGDKLYIDKNRSGSRYIGRPEANKITQLYGDSATFDFNPYFNSIDFVFIDGSHAYDYILNDSRIGLKLLRNNRGIILWHDYGVWEGVTRALNELLAGNADFKELKHIEGTSLAYLNR, from the coding sequence ATGAAGAAAATCATTGCTTTTATATTAAGGTATTTCTTCGGGTTATTCGCCTCCGTATACCTATTTACCATGGGTTTTATTAAGAGCCAAAACCGGATCCTAATATCAACCATCTGCGCCCATTTCGGTTATAAACCAAAAGCTCATGAACTGATAATCCCGGAAATCAAGTTGGCTGAGGTAGCGCCGGACGACCTGCTCGCGAAAGTAGTTGAGCCTATCGGCGTGGACGGGAACGCCTCGCTCCTGGAAATCATGACCATAAACAAGCTGATTACCCGGCATCAGCCGCGGAGAATCTTCGAGATTGGCACATTTGACGGCCGAACCACTATAAACATGGCCGTCAGCGCTCCGGCCGAAGCAAAAATACATACGCTGGATTTACCCAAGGAACAGATCAGCACCACAAAATTACCCATAGTCCAGGGCGATAAATTATATATTGACAAAAACCGTTCGGGCTCGCGGTATATCGGTAGACCTGAAGCCAATAAAATTACCCAATTGTATGGTGATTCGGCCACGTTTGATTTCAACCCGTATTTCAACAGTATCGATTTTGTATTCATCGACGGCTCGCACGCCTATGACTATATCCTTAACGATTCCCGCATAGGTCTAAAACTATTGAGAAATAACCGTGGCATCATCCTGTGGCACGATTACGGCGTATGGGAAGGCGTAACCAGAGCATTGAATGAACTGCTGGCCGGGAATGCTGATTTTAAAGAACTCAAGCATATCGAAGGAACATCGTTGGCATATTTGAATCGATAA
- a CDS encoding TusE/DsrC/DsvC family sulfur relay protein, which yields MLIKLPDGKEIEVDQEGFMTDPKLWDEVIAENFAKLEGIEKLTDEHWAVIRYIRTYYLEHDLAPMVRNICKTTSLPLKKIYEIFPAGPAKGACKWAGLPKPDGCV from the coding sequence ATGCTGATTAAATTGCCTGATGGCAAAGAAATAGAAGTGGACCAGGAAGGGTTTATGACCGATCCCAAGCTCTGGGACGAAGTGATTGCGGAAAACTTTGCCAAGCTCGAGGGTATCGAAAAGCTGACCGATGAGCATTGGGCGGTTATCCGCTATATCCGGACCTATTATCTGGAGCACGACTTAGCGCCGATGGTCCGGAATATCTGCAAAACCACCAGCCTGCCGTTGAAGAAGATATACGAAATATTCCCGGCCGGGCCGGCCAAGGGCGCCTGTAAGTGGGCCGGACTGCCCAAGCCTGACGGTTGCGTTTAA
- a CDS encoding sulfatase-like hydrolase/transferase: MTLWKIIDNARRFLSQRITKQVKISLVMIIYLMACYTLLRLGFLAANYGFFKEVGAGEIIRAFIYGLRFDLSALLMINGPLLLLYNLPINHHRWKWYQTGLLVLFWVLNLAFITINLADYGYFATAQRRLMSEIYVMFLDIMKMLPSMITDFYYLFIGLAVGGGLFVWTTWRLLQRLDRSFEYAYSFRRELMHFIFIAFLLVPGVKGGFQTKPIRPAHAFFSSHRAAGYLTLNSSFTVIKSIFQAGMPEYKFMPQAEASAEIISMFFQPGEQIIDEQYPFLRQIKHPGVPNKKNIVVFIMESWTADFVGSVSGKEPSSTPFFDSLAQQSILFTNFLATGHRTIVAAPSVLASIPGFYSDSGMGKKNSFIESQSEVNNFVGLGGILARQGYITSFHHGANTGALGLDVYTKLAGFQHYYGKEDYLNLTDASQDAVWGVWDEEFFLDSLKRMDQFRTPFCSVIFSLTSHEPFRIPPHRQALFDKYADETKFQKVLRYTDYSLEQFFKFAQDKPWFKDTVFIITADHASHSAVNDFYSCFHIPLLIYSPGLEKPARNGVIGSQVDILPTILGVLGISATHASMGVNLTDSSQPHYAVVSDGTRYAIFSDKFVLLNDLEKNIGLYDYHADPMAKKDLQSEYPDQALKLRHSLLAYIQSVSTAISKNRICREEDLK, translated from the coding sequence ATGACGTTATGGAAAATTATTGATAACGCAAGGCGGTTCTTGAGCCAAAGAATTACCAAACAGGTTAAAATCAGCCTGGTCATGATTATTTACCTGATGGCCTGCTATACATTATTAAGGCTGGGATTTCTGGCGGCCAATTACGGGTTTTTTAAAGAGGTCGGTGCGGGGGAGATTATCCGGGCGTTTATTTACGGCCTGAGATTTGATTTATCGGCCTTGCTGATGATAAACGGGCCGTTATTGCTGCTTTATAACCTGCCCATAAACCACCACCGCTGGAAATGGTATCAGACCGGTCTGTTGGTTCTTTTCTGGGTTTTGAACCTTGCCTTTATCACGATTAACCTGGCTGATTACGGTTATTTTGCCACTGCCCAGCGGCGGTTGATGTCGGAAATCTACGTGATGTTCCTGGACATAATGAAGATGTTGCCCAGCATGATAACGGATTTTTATTATCTCTTTATCGGGTTGGCCGTGGGCGGCGGGCTGTTCGTCTGGACCACCTGGAGGTTGCTCCAGAGGCTGGACCGGTCTTTCGAATACGCTTACAGCTTCCGGCGCGAGCTGATGCATTTTATCTTTATCGCTTTTCTGCTGGTGCCCGGGGTTAAAGGCGGTTTCCAGACCAAGCCCATCCGCCCGGCGCACGCGTTTTTTTCTTCTCACCGCGCGGCCGGCTACCTGACCCTTAACTCGTCATTCACGGTTATCAAAAGCATCTTTCAGGCCGGGATGCCGGAATATAAATTCATGCCCCAGGCCGAGGCCTCGGCCGAAATTATCAGCATGTTTTTCCAACCCGGTGAGCAGATTATTGATGAGCAATATCCATTCCTGCGCCAGATCAAACATCCGGGCGTGCCTAACAAGAAAAACATTGTCGTTTTCATAATGGAAAGCTGGACGGCTGATTTTGTCGGCAGTGTTTCCGGCAAAGAACCGTCATCAACGCCATTTTTCGACAGTCTGGCCCAGCAAAGCATACTTTTTACTAACTTCCTGGCCACCGGCCACCGGACAATTGTCGCGGCGCCGTCCGTACTGGCCTCGATACCGGGATTTTATTCGGATTCCGGCATGGGCAAAAAGAATTCTTTCATCGAATCGCAATCAGAGGTCAATAACTTTGTCGGTCTGGGCGGCATCCTGGCCCGGCAGGGTTATATCACCTCGTTCCACCACGGAGCTAACACCGGCGCGCTCGGACTTGATGTCTACACCAAGCTGGCCGGATTCCAGCATTATTACGGAAAGGAAGACTATCTTAACCTGACCGACGCCTCGCAGGACGCGGTCTGGGGCGTCTGGGATGAGGAATTCTTCCTGGATTCCCTGAAACGGATGGACCAGTTCCGGACGCCTTTCTGCTCGGTAATATTTTCTCTGACCTCGCACGAACCATTCCGGATTCCGCCGCATCGCCAGGCGCTGTTTGATAAATATGCCGATGAAACAAAATTCCAGAAGGTTTTGCGCTATACTGATTACAGCCTGGAACAGTTCTTCAAGTTTGCCCAGGACAAGCCCTGGTTTAAAGATACTGTTTTTATCATCACCGCGGACCACGCCTCGCATTCGGCAGTCAATGATTTCTATTCCTGTTTCCATATACCGTTGCTGATATATTCGCCCGGCCTGGAAAAGCCGGCCCGGAACGGCGTAATCGGCTCGCAGGTGGACATCCTGCCGACCATTCTTGGCGTTCTTGGTATTTCAGCCACCCACGCCTCGATGGGCGTTAACCTGACGGACAGCAGCCAGCCGCACTATGCCGTGGTCAGCGACGGTACCAGGTACGCCATCTTTTCCGATAAGTTTGTTTTGCTTAACGACCTGGAGAAAAACATCGGGTTGTATGATTACCACGCCGACCCGATGGCCAAAAAAGACCTGCAATCGGAATACCCGGACCAGGCTCTGAAGCTTAGGCACAGCCTGCTGGCTTATATCCAGTCGGTTTCTACGGCCATTTCCAAGAACCGCATCTGTCGGGAAGAAGACCTTAAGTAA
- a CDS encoding (Fe-S)-binding protein produces MEEKKTDFKKALAKLDALLDGKMSVYMNACVHCGLCADTCHYSLANPEDPAMLPAAKIEQITSLYRRYHTLLGRMMPKWVGARELDQERVEKLIDAVFGRCTMCGRCGLNCSIGLHAGQIIRAARTVLAEVGLVPKSLQSTVDTAVRTGNNMAISENDFVETIEWLQDDLRLETGVKTITIPLDKSGVNILYTLNPREPKFFPLSITAAAKVFYAANENWTLSRHNFDVTNYALFSGNDKEARQIAERLIIRTKEMGAQVLAMAECGHGFRATRWEAANWTGGKLGVPVKSVLEVFAAYVKEGRLKLDPSKNSKRVTLHDPCNLVRNGGVIEEQRYILKHAVQDFVEMIPNRKQNFCCGGGGGMLAMGEYKERRIKAGKIKADQIKATGAKIVATPCHNCIDQLMELNDHYKLGVEIKTVTEVLAEAVILDKP; encoded by the coding sequence ATGGAAGAAAAGAAGACTGACTTTAAGAAAGCTCTGGCCAAGTTGGACGCTCTGCTGGACGGTAAGATGAGCGTTTATATGAACGCCTGTGTTCATTGCGGCTTGTGCGCCGACACCTGCCATTATTCGCTGGCTAACCCGGAGGACCCGGCCATGCTGCCGGCCGCTAAGATAGAACAAATCACTTCTCTCTATCGCCGATATCATACCCTGCTGGGCCGGATGATGCCTAAATGGGTCGGCGCCCGAGAACTGGACCAGGAGCGGGTGGAGAAACTCATTGACGCGGTTTTCGGCCGGTGCACTATGTGCGGCCGGTGCGGTTTGAACTGTTCAATCGGTTTGCACGCCGGCCAGATTATCCGGGCGGCCCGAACCGTTCTGGCCGAGGTTGGGCTGGTGCCGAAATCGCTCCAGTCAACCGTGGACACGGCCGTCAGGACAGGCAATAATATGGCCATCAGCGAAAATGATTTCGTGGAAACTATAGAGTGGCTTCAGGATGACCTGCGCCTGGAGACCGGCGTTAAGACCATAACCATCCCGCTGGATAAATCCGGCGTTAATATTCTTTATACCCTCAATCCGCGCGAGCCGAAATTCTTTCCGCTTTCCATCACCGCGGCAGCCAAGGTGTTTTATGCGGCTAATGAAAACTGGACGCTCAGCCGCCATAACTTTGACGTTACCAATTACGCCCTGTTTTCCGGCAATGACAAGGAGGCGCGCCAGATTGCCGAACGCCTGATAATCCGCACAAAAGAGATGGGCGCGCAGGTGCTGGCGATGGCCGAATGCGGACACGGATTCCGGGCCACCCGCTGGGAAGCGGCCAACTGGACTGGTGGAAAATTAGGCGTGCCGGTAAAGAGCGTTTTGGAGGTATTCGCCGCTTATGTCAAAGAAGGCCGGCTCAAGCTTGATCCCTCAAAGAACTCCAAACGCGTGACCTTGCACGATCCCTGTAACCTGGTGCGCAACGGCGGCGTGATTGAGGAACAACGCTACATTCTTAAGCACGCGGTTCAGGATTTCGTGGAAATGATACCTAACAGGAAGCAAAACTTCTGTTGTGGCGGAGGTGGAGGTATGCTGGCCATGGGCGAATATAAAGAACGGCGCATCAAGGCCGGCAAAATCAAGGCCGACCAGATAAAGGCGACCGGAGCTAAAATCGTAGCCACACCCTGCCATAACTGCATCGACCAGCTGATGGAGCTCAATGACCACTATAAACTCGGCGTGGAAATAAAGACCGTCACCGAAGTCCTGGCTGAAGCGGTAATCCTGGATAAACCTTGA